The Deinococcus carri genome contains a region encoding:
- the rpmC gene encoding 50S ribosomal protein L29, whose protein sequence is MKPSDMRNLGAADFDREIDARKKELMELRFQAALGQLAQPHRVQQLRREVAQLNTIRSEQNRAARVSALTGEQQ, encoded by the coding sequence ATGAAGCCCAGTGACATGCGTAACCTGGGAGCCGCCGATTTCGACCGCGAGATCGACGCCCGCAAGAAGGAACTGATGGAGCTGCGTTTCCAGGCGGCGCTGGGCCAGCTGGCCCAGCCCCACCGCGTCCAGCAGCTCCGCCGCGAAGTCGCCCAGCTCAACACGATCCGCAGCGAGCAGAACCGCGCCGCGCGGGTGAGCGCCCTCACGGGAGAGCAGCAATGA
- the rpsQ gene encoding 30S ribosomal protein S17, which produces MKKTFTGVVVSDKADKTVSVKVERRFAHPLYGKVVTRSHKYAAHDEQNEYRIGDRVEIIAVRPISKTKTWKVTRLIERPRGIETTAVETEGGNA; this is translated from the coding sequence ATGAAAAAGACCTTCACGGGTGTCGTGGTGAGCGACAAGGCCGACAAGACCGTCAGCGTCAAGGTCGAGCGCCGCTTTGCCCACCCCCTGTACGGCAAGGTCGTCACGCGCAGCCACAAGTACGCCGCGCACGACGAGCAAAACGAGTACCGGATCGGTGACCGCGTCGAGATTATCGCGGTGCGCCCGATCAGCAAGACCAAGACCTGGAAGGTCACGCGCCTGATCGAGCGTCCCCGCGGCATCGAGACGACGGCGGTCGAGACGGAAGGCGGTAACGCATGA
- the rplN gene encoding 50S ribosomal protein L14: MIMPQSRLDVADNSGARELMCIRVLNSGIGGKGLTTGGGGNKRYAHVGDIIVASVKDAAPRGAVKAGDVVKAVVVRTSHAIKRQDGSTIRFDKNAAVIINNQGEPRGTRVFGPVARELRDRRFMKIVSLAPEVL, encoded by the coding sequence ATGATCATGCCCCAGTCCCGCCTCGACGTGGCGGACAACAGCGGCGCGCGCGAGCTGATGTGCATTCGTGTGCTGAACAGCGGCATCGGCGGCAAGGGCCTCACCACGGGTGGCGGTGGCAACAAGCGCTATGCCCACGTGGGCGACATCATCGTCGCCAGCGTCAAGGATGCCGCCCCCCGCGGCGCAGTGAAGGCCGGTGACGTGGTCAAGGCTGTGGTCGTGCGCACCAGCCACGCCATCAAGCGTCAGGACGGCAGCACCATCCGCTTCGACAAGAACGCCGCCGTCATCATCAACAACCAGGGCGAGCCTCGCGGCACGCGCGTGTTCGGGCCGGTGGCCCGCGAGCTGCGCGACCGCCGCTTCATGAAGATCGTGTCCCTGGCCCCGGAGGTGCTGTAA
- the rplX gene encoding 50S ribosomal protein L24, with amino-acid sequence MPRPSAGSHHNDKLHVKKGDTVIVLRGKHKGQTGKVLLALPRDAKVVVEGVNMVTKHVKPSATNPSGGMEQREGALHASKVALVDPETGKATRIRKQIVDGKKVRVAVASGKVID; translated from the coding sequence ATGCCCCGTCCCAGCGCCGGAAGCCACCACAACGACAAGCTGCACGTCAAGAAGGGTGACACCGTCATCGTGCTGCGCGGCAAGCACAAGGGCCAGACCGGCAAGGTGCTGCTCGCGCTGCCCCGCGACGCGAAGGTGGTCGTCGAGGGCGTGAACATGGTCACCAAGCACGTCAAGCCCAGTGCCACCAACCCCAGCGGCGGCATGGAGCAGCGCGAGGGTGCCCTGCACGCCAGCAAGGTCGCGCTGGTCGACCCCGAGACCGGCAAGGCCACCCGCATCCGCAAGCAGATCGTGGACGGCAAGAAGGTCCGCGTCGCGGTGGCGAGCGGCAAGGTCATCGACTGA
- the rplE gene encoding 50S ribosomal protein L5 — MQTLKAKYNEQVKPALMQQFGYSSVMAVPRIEKIVINEGLGSSKEDSKAIDKAARELGLITLQKPIITKAKKSISNFKLRQGMPVGVKVTLRGERMYVFLEKLINIGLPRIRDFRGINPNAFDGRGNYNLGIKEQLIFPEITYDMVDKVRGMDITIVTTAKTDEEARALLQAMGLPFRK, encoded by the coding sequence ATGCAGACGCTCAAAGCGAAGTACAACGAGCAGGTCAAGCCCGCGCTGATGCAGCAGTTCGGCTACTCCAGCGTGATGGCCGTGCCCCGCATCGAGAAGATCGTGATCAACGAGGGCCTCGGCAGCAGCAAGGAAGACAGCAAGGCCATCGACAAGGCCGCGCGTGAACTCGGCCTGATCACCCTCCAGAAGCCCATCATCACCAAGGCCAAGAAGAGCATCAGCAACTTCAAGCTGCGCCAGGGCATGCCCGTGGGCGTCAAGGTCACGCTGCGCGGCGAGCGCATGTATGTGTTCCTGGAAAAGCTGATCAACATCGGCCTGCCCCGCATCCGCGATTTCCGTGGGATCAACCCCAACGCCTTTGACGGCCGTGGCAACTACAACCTCGGCATCAAGGAGCAACTGATCTTCCCGGAGATCACCTATGATATGGTCGACAAGGTGCGCGGGATGGACATCACCATCGTGACCACCGCGAAGACCGACGAGGAAGCCCGCGCGCTGCTCCAGGCGATGGGTCTTCCGTTCCGCAAGTAA
- a CDS encoding type Z 30S ribosomal protein S14 translates to MANTSKVVKAERGHKFAVQNYNRCSRCGRARGYYRFFGMCRICIRELAHKGELPGVKKASW, encoded by the coding sequence ATGGCGAATACCTCTAAAGTTGTGAAGGCGGAGCGCGGCCACAAGTTTGCCGTGCAGAACTACAACCGCTGCTCCCGCTGTGGCCGCGCCCGTGGCTACTACCGTTTCTTCGGCATGTGCCGCATCTGCATCCGCGAGCTGGCACACAAGGGCGAACTGCCCGGCGTGAAGAAAGCAAGCTGGTAA
- the rpsH gene encoding 30S ribosomal protein S8, with protein MLSDPIADMLTRIRNATRTHKESVDIPASKFKEQLARLLVQEGYVASVERTRPEGQKFDVLRLTLKYGQKREQVIKHIERISRPGRRAYVSAENLPRIQRGLGLAVVSTSKGLLPDREARKQGIGGEVVCVVW; from the coding sequence ATGCTGAGTGATCCCATCGCCGACATGCTCACGCGCATTCGCAACGCGACGCGCACCCACAAGGAGAGCGTCGACATCCCGGCCTCCAAGTTCAAGGAGCAGCTTGCCCGCCTGCTGGTGCAGGAAGGCTACGTCGCCTCGGTCGAGCGCACCCGCCCCGAAGGCCAGAAGTTCGACGTGCTGCGCCTGACCCTCAAGTACGGTCAGAAGCGCGAACAGGTGATCAAGCACATCGAGCGCATCAGCCGTCCCGGCCGCCGCGCCTACGTGAGTGCCGAGAACCTGCCCCGCATCCAGCGCGGCCTGGGCCTCGCGGTCGTCTCGACCAGCAAGGGCCTGCTTCCCGACCGTGAAGCCCGCAAGCAGGGCATCGGCGGCGAAGTCGTCTGCGTCGTCTGGTAA
- the rplF gene encoding 50S ribosomal protein L6, producing MSRIGKQPIAVPSGVTVNADNGVFTVKGPKGELTVPYNPALNITNENGQLLVTRPSDRQEHRALHGLTRSLVANAVKGVSDGYTINLELRGVGYRARLAGRNLELTIGYSHPVVIEPPQGVTFTVPEPTRIDVSGIDKQLVGQVAANVRKVRKPDVYHGKGVRFVGEQIALKAGKAGATGGKGKK from the coding sequence ATGTCCCGCATCGGTAAACAACCCATCGCCGTGCCCAGCGGCGTGACTGTGAACGCCGACAACGGTGTGTTCACGGTCAAGGGGCCTAAGGGGGAACTGACGGTTCCCTACAACCCGGCCCTGAACATCACGAACGAAAACGGGCAACTGCTCGTCACGCGCCCCAGCGACCGTCAGGAGCACCGCGCCCTGCACGGCCTGACCCGCAGCCTGGTCGCCAACGCCGTCAAGGGCGTCAGCGATGGCTACACCATCAACCTCGAACTGCGCGGCGTGGGTTACCGCGCCCGCCTGGCGGGCAGGAACCTCGAACTGACCATCGGCTACAGCCACCCGGTCGTGATCGAGCCGCCCCAGGGCGTGACCTTTACGGTGCCCGAACCCACCCGCATCGACGTGAGCGGCATCGACAAGCAGCTCGTCGGCCAGGTGGCCGCGAATGTCCGCAAGGTCCGCAAGCCCGACGTCTACCACGGCAAGGGTGTGCGCTTCGTCGGCGAACAGATCGCCCTCAAGGCCGGTAAGGCCGGTGCCACGGGCGGGAAAGGGAAGAAGTAA
- the rplR gene encoding 50S ribosomal protein L18, with product MATQTAVRRKLRARRKVRVAAGERPRLSVFRSSKHIYAQIIDDTTGTTLVAASSSAVKTGTKTDTAAAVGRALAEAAAAQGVKQVVFDRGQYKYHGRVKALADAAREGGLDF from the coding sequence ATGGCGACCCAGACTGCCGTTCGGCGCAAGCTGCGCGCCCGCCGCAAGGTGCGCGTCGCGGCCGGGGAGCGTCCCCGCCTCAGCGTGTTCCGCTCCAGCAAGCACATCTACGCCCAGATCATCGACGACACCACGGGCACGACCCTGGTGGCTGCCAGCAGCAGCGCCGTCAAGACGGGCACCAAGACCGACACCGCCGCTGCGGTTGGCCGGGCACTCGCCGAAGCCGCCGCCGCCCAGGGTGTGAAGCAGGTCGTATTCGACCGCGGCCAGTACAAGTACCACGGCCGGGTCAAAGCGCTCGCGGATGCGGCGCGGGAGGGTGGCCTTGACTTTTAA
- the rpsE gene encoding 30S ribosomal protein S5 yields the protein MTFNRRNDRERETSEFEEKMLFVNRTSKTYQGGRRFRFAALVILGDRNGRVGMGIGKAKEVPVAIEKAKAIARKNMITVPVENGTIPHDIVGENSTSRVLLKPAGPGTGVIAGTVPRSIAELAGITNLLSKELGSRNKVNVAYAVFDGLKNLRTAKQVRAMRGEPVQAAAPVPVGGAQ from the coding sequence TTGACTTTTAACCGTCGGAATGACCGCGAGCGCGAGACCAGCGAATTCGAAGAGAAGATGCTGTTCGTCAACCGCACGTCCAAGACCTATCAGGGTGGTCGCCGCTTCCGCTTCGCCGCGCTGGTGATCCTGGGTGACCGCAACGGTCGCGTCGGGATGGGCATCGGCAAAGCCAAGGAAGTGCCGGTCGCGATTGAAAAGGCCAAGGCCATCGCGCGCAAGAACATGATCACCGTGCCCGTCGAGAACGGCACGATTCCCCACGACATCGTCGGCGAGAACAGCACCAGCCGCGTGCTGCTCAAGCCCGCCGGTCCCGGTACCGGCGTGATCGCGGGCACCGTGCCCCGCAGCATCGCGGAACTGGCGGGCATCACCAACCTGCTCAGCAAGGAACTCGGCAGCCGCAACAAGGTCAACGTGGCCTACGCCGTGTTCGACGGCCTCAAGAACCTCCGCACGGCCAAGCAGGTGCGGGCCATGCGTGGCGAGCCGGTCCAGGCCGCGGCCCCGGTCCCGGTGGGAGGTGCCCAGTGA
- the rpmD gene encoding 50S ribosomal protein L30: MTAQTTDTQTTGTTVKVTLKRSVIGRPKNQVETVKALGLKKIGDSRELTDTPAIRGMIKTVEHLVEVEA; this comes from the coding sequence GTGACCGCCCAGACCACGGACACCCAGACCACGGGCACGACCGTCAAGGTCACCCTCAAGCGCAGCGTGATCGGTCGCCCCAAGAACCAGGTGGAGACCGTCAAGGCGCTCGGCCTGAAGAAGATCGGCGACAGCCGTGAACTGACGGACACCCCCGCGATCCGCGGGATGATCAAGACCGTCGAACATCTGGTGGAGGTGGAAGCGTGA
- the rplO gene encoding 50S ribosomal protein L15 — MKLHDLTPAPGSRKNRKRVGRGPGGTDKTAGRGHKGQKSRSGAGKGSFFEGGRSTLISRLPKRGFNNVGTTYEVINLNQLANLEGDTFDRAALELAGLVRRKNRPVKLLGRGEVSRAVTVHVDAASEAAVRAVEAAGGRVVIAQAASEQTEQAG, encoded by the coding sequence GTGAAGCTCCACGATTTGACCCCCGCGCCCGGTAGCCGCAAGAACCGCAAGCGCGTCGGCCGTGGCCCCGGCGGCACTGACAAGACCGCCGGACGCGGCCACAAGGGCCAGAAGTCGCGCAGCGGTGCGGGCAAGGGTTCCTTCTTCGAAGGTGGCCGCAGCACGCTGATCAGCCGTCTGCCCAAGCGCGGGTTCAACAACGTCGGCACGACCTACGAGGTCATCAACCTGAACCAGCTCGCGAATCTGGAGGGGGATACCTTTGATCGCGCGGCGCTGGAACTCGCCGGGCTGGTGCGCCGCAAGAACCGTCCCGTGAAGCTGCTCGGGCGCGGCGAAGTGTCGCGCGCCGTGACGGTCCACGTGGACGCGGCCAGCGAGGCCGCCGTCCGTGCCGTGGAAGCGGCAGGTGGCCGCGTGGTGATCGCCCAGGCCGCCAGCGAACAGACCGAGCAGGCGGGCTAA
- the secY gene encoding preprotein translocase subunit SecY, whose product MLRAFRDAFRIPDLRRKIVFTLLLLAVFRLGSAIPTPGVNTAALQQATSGGLFGLISLISGGNLSQFSIFALGVLPYITASIVIQLLTTTVPALEKLSKEGEEGRKKINQYTRYAAIALGAAQALFFSLYITSNPQFIAVGWDPGPFTVVVMVLTQVAGIALTMWIGERITEVGVGNGISLIITAGIIARYPQEIAATGQLFRTDQVSLLQIVAFIAVILATIAGIVYVYQGERRVPVTYARARGGAPGGAARNLGGQATWLPIKVNQAGVIPVIFASAMLIIPNLIASATATRAPEVNAFIQTYLTAGSPWYIVLEALLIFGFTYLYNSVQFDPRRISEQLRESGGFIPGVRPGTPTAEFLGSISGRLSLWGAIFLVVLTVVPQVVQRLTGITTFQFSGTGLLIIVGVALETLKQLEAQLTVRRYDGFISKGRIRGRLPN is encoded by the coding sequence ATGCTGCGCGCCTTCCGCGACGCGTTCCGGATTCCGGACCTCCGGCGGAAGATTGTCTTCACCCTGCTGCTCCTCGCCGTATTCCGCCTCGGAAGCGCCATCCCGACGCCCGGCGTGAACACGGCAGCCCTCCAACAGGCCACCTCGGGTGGCCTCTTTGGGTTGATCAGCCTGATCTCGGGCGGCAATCTTTCGCAGTTCTCGATCTTCGCGCTGGGGGTGCTGCCGTACATCACGGCCAGCATCGTCATTCAGCTCCTGACCACCACCGTTCCCGCGCTGGAAAAGCTCAGCAAGGAAGGGGAGGAGGGGCGCAAGAAGATCAACCAGTACACCCGCTACGCCGCCATCGCTCTGGGTGCGGCGCAGGCGCTGTTCTTCTCGCTGTACATCACCAGCAACCCGCAGTTCATCGCAGTGGGCTGGGACCCCGGCCCCTTTACCGTGGTGGTGATGGTGCTGACGCAGGTGGCGGGCATTGCCCTGACCATGTGGATCGGGGAGCGCATCACCGAGGTGGGCGTGGGCAACGGCATCAGCCTGATCATCACGGCGGGCATCATCGCCCGGTACCCGCAGGAGATTGCCGCCACCGGCCAGCTCTTCCGGACCGACCAGGTGTCGCTGCTCCAGATCGTGGCCTTTATCGCCGTGATTCTGGCGACCATCGCCGGGATCGTGTACGTGTACCAGGGCGAGCGCCGCGTGCCGGTCACCTATGCCCGTGCGCGTGGCGGTGCCCCCGGCGGCGCGGCCCGCAACCTGGGCGGGCAGGCCACCTGGCTGCCGATCAAGGTGAACCAGGCGGGCGTGATCCCGGTGATTTTCGCCAGCGCCATGCTGATCATTCCCAACTTGATCGCCAGCGCCACGGCGACCCGCGCGCCGGAGGTCAATGCCTTTATCCAGACGTACCTGACGGCGGGCAGCCCCTGGTACATCGTGCTGGAGGCCCTGCTGATCTTCGGGTTCACGTACCTGTACAACAGCGTGCAGTTCGATCCCCGGCGCATCAGCGAGCAGCTCCGTGAGTCGGGCGGCTTCATTCCCGGTGTGCGGCCCGGCACGCCGACCGCCGAGTTCCTGGGCAGCATCAGCGGCCGCCTGAGCCTGTGGGGCGCGATCTTCCTGGTGGTGCTGACCGTGGTGCCCCAGGTCGTGCAGCGGCTCACCGGCATCACCACCTTCCAGTTCAGCGGCACCGGCCTGCTGATCATCGTGGGTGTGGCCCTCGAAACCCTGAAGCAGCTTGAGGCGCAACTGACGGTTCGCCGCTACGACGGCTTCATCAGCAAGGGCCGCATTCGCGGTCGCCTGCCCAACTGA
- a CDS encoding adenylate kinase: MTQPRNKVVIFLGPPGAGKGTQAERLAREQHLTKISTGDILRDHVARGTELGQRVKPLLDAGQLVPDDILIALIRDRLAGMEPVRVIFDGFPRTCAQAQALDMLLEELGAPVSAVPLLEVPDEVLIERIVDRGRQAAARGEPVRSDDTEEVARKRQQVYREQTQPLIDYYGARSHLRHVDGVGSMDEVYDRIMQTMR, encoded by the coding sequence ATGACTCAACCCAGAAACAAGGTCGTGATTTTCCTCGGCCCGCCCGGCGCGGGCAAGGGCACCCAGGCCGAACGCCTCGCCCGCGAGCAGCATCTGACCAAGATCAGCACCGGCGATATTCTGCGCGACCATGTGGCGCGCGGAACCGAACTCGGGCAGCGGGTCAAACCGCTTCTGGATGCCGGGCAACTGGTCCCGGACGACATCCTGATCGCCCTGATCCGCGACCGCTTGGCCGGGATGGAGCCGGTGCGCGTGATCTTTGACGGCTTTCCCCGCACCTGCGCGCAGGCCCAGGCCCTCGACATGCTGCTGGAGGAGCTGGGGGCACCCGTGAGCGCGGTGCCGCTGCTGGAGGTTCCCGACGAGGTGCTGATCGAGCGCATCGTGGACCGGGGACGCCAGGCGGCCGCACGCGGCGAACCGGTCCGCAGCGACGACACCGAGGAGGTCGCCCGCAAGCGCCAGCAGGTCTACCGCGAGCAGACCCAGCCCCTGATCGACTACTACGGGGCGCGCAGCCACCTGCGGCACGTGGACGGTGTGGGCAGCATGGACGAGGTCTATGACCGCATCATGCAGACCATGCGCTGA
- the infA gene encoding translation initiation factor IF-1, which translates to MPEQREKRKKEESDTVRAEGVVEEALPNTTFRVKLDTGHDILAYISGKMRIHYIRILPGDRVVLEISPYDTSRGRIVYRK; encoded by the coding sequence ATGCCGGAACAGCGGGAGAAGCGTAAGAAGGAAGAGTCCGATACCGTGCGGGCCGAGGGCGTGGTCGAAGAGGCGCTGCCCAACACCACGTTCCGGGTGAAGCTGGACACCGGGCACGACATTCTGGCGTACATCAGCGGCAAGATGCGGATTCACTACATCCGGATTCTGCCGGGGGACCGCGTGGTTCTGGAGATCAGCCCGTACGACACGTCGCGCGGGCGCATCGTCTACCGCAAGTAA
- the rpmJ gene encoding 50S ribosomal protein L36 codes for MKVRSSVKRMCDNCKVIRRHGRVLVICTNVKHKQRQG; via the coding sequence ATGAAAGTTCGCAGCAGTGTCAAGAGAATGTGCGACAACTGCAAGGTGATCCGCCGCCACGGGCGCGTGCTGGTCATCTGCACCAACGTCAAGCACAAGCAGAGGCAGGGCTAA
- the rpsM gene encoding 30S ribosomal protein S13 → MARIAGVDLPREKRVEIALTYIYGIGLTRSKEVLAQTGVNPDTRVKNLSEAEQSTLRDAIEKTYKVEGDLRSEVGQNIKRLMDIGAYRGLRHRRGLPVRGQRTKTNARTRKGPRKTVAGKKKATRK, encoded by the coding sequence ATGGCGCGTATTGCCGGTGTTGACCTTCCGCGCGAGAAGCGCGTCGAGATCGCCCTGACCTACATCTACGGGATCGGCCTGACCCGCTCCAAGGAAGTCCTCGCGCAGACGGGCGTGAACCCCGATACCCGCGTGAAGAACCTCAGCGAGGCCGAACAGTCCACCCTGCGTGACGCCATCGAGAAGACCTACAAGGTCGAGGGCGACCTGCGCAGCGAGGTGGGCCAGAACATCAAGCGTCTGATGGACATCGGCGCGTACCGGGGCCTGCGTCACCGCCGCGGCCTGCCCGTGCGCGGCCAGCGCACCAAGACGAATGCCCGCACCCGCAAGGGGCCGCGCAAGACCGTCGCTGGCAAGAAGAAAGCGACGAGGAAGTAA
- the rpsK gene encoding 30S ribosomal protein S11, with the protein MAKPTKGKTPRRARRNISAGRAYVHASYNNTIVTITDLDGNSVAWSSGGTIGYKGSKKGTPYAAQLAAADAVKKAQQTFGMNIVDVIVRGTGSGREQAIRAIQASGIEVKSIMDDSPVPHNGCRPKKKFRA; encoded by the coding sequence ATGGCGAAACCCACCAAAGGCAAGACGCCGCGCCGCGCCCGCCGCAACATCAGCGCGGGCCGCGCGTATGTGCACGCGAGCTACAACAACACCATCGTGACCATCACTGACCTCGACGGCAACTCCGTCGCCTGGTCGAGCGGCGGCACCATCGGCTACAAGGGCAGCAAGAAGGGCACGCCCTACGCGGCCCAGCTCGCCGCCGCCGACGCGGTGAAAAAGGCCCAGCAGACCTTCGGCATGAACATCGTGGACGTGATTGTGCGCGGCACGGGCTCGGGCCGCGAGCAGGCAATCCGCGCGATTCAGGCCTCCGGCATCGAAGTGAAGTCCATCATGGACGACAGCCCCGTGCCCCACAACGGCTGCCGCCCCAAGAAGAAGTTCCGCGCCTAA
- the rpsD gene encoding 30S ribosomal protein S4 has protein sequence MGRFRGSITKLSRREGINLAETEKVQKYLDRRPYAPGQHGQRRGRGRPSDYSVRLREKQKLARLYGMNEKQFRNLFEEAANVPGVTGTVFLQLLERRLDNVVFRMGFASTRRQARQFVGHGHVLVNGKKVDIASYRVKIGDEISVSDKSRSMGFIQENMEAQKRRRTSPWIELNPDTFSGTFVRLPAREDLALPINENFIIEYYSR, from the coding sequence ATGGGTCGTTTCCGTGGTTCCATCACCAAGCTCAGCCGCCGCGAGGGCATCAACCTCGCGGAGACCGAGAAAGTCCAGAAGTACCTCGACCGCCGCCCCTACGCGCCCGGCCAGCACGGCCAGCGCCGGGGTCGGGGCCGTCCCAGCGACTACAGCGTGCGTCTGCGTGAAAAGCAGAAGCTCGCCCGCCTGTACGGCATGAACGAGAAGCAGTTCCGCAACCTCTTCGAGGAAGCCGCGAACGTGCCCGGCGTGACCGGCACGGTGTTCCTGCAACTGCTGGAGCGCCGCCTGGACAACGTCGTGTTCCGCATGGGCTTTGCCAGCACCCGCCGCCAGGCCCGGCAGTTCGTCGGTCACGGCCACGTGCTGGTCAACGGCAAGAAGGTCGACATCGCCAGCTACCGCGTCAAGATCGGCGACGAGATCAGCGTCAGCGACAAGAGCCGCTCGATGGGCTTTATCCAGGAGAACATGGAGGCGCAAAAGCGCCGCCGCACCAGCCCCTGGATCGAACTGAACCCCGATACTTTCAGCGGCACCTTCGTGCGCCTGCCCGCGCGCGAGGACCTCGCCCTGCCTATCAACGAGAACTTCATCATCGAGTATTACTCGCGCTAA
- a CDS encoding DNA-directed RNA polymerase subunit alpha encodes MDQKRPQLKARVNGDYGEFVLEPLTRGYGVTIGNPIRRILMSSIPGTAVTSVYIEDVLHEFSTIPGVKEDVIRLILNLKELVVKFHAPGPKTLTLRAQGEGVVKASAFEVPSDAEIVNPDLTIATLAEDGKLVMEVRVEEGEGYVPADKHATKDRINSIPVDAVFSPVRRVAYHVENTRVGQQTDLDRLILRVWTDGSVGPQDTLDKAVEILRDELTVFGNVETLPAAAVPEVQPVYTPAAVPVTSGYDLPRQPELSINPQPYPADHDTPRVTLEGLGLTTRVLHSLKEEGIDSVDALCALSDRDLKKVPGIGERSLDEIKQQLAQFGLALRD; translated from the coding sequence GTGGATCAAAAGCGCCCTCAACTCAAAGCCCGCGTCAACGGAGATTACGGCGAGTTCGTGCTCGAACCGCTTACGCGCGGCTACGGCGTCACCATCGGGAATCCCATCCGGCGCATCCTGATGTCCTCGATCCCCGGCACCGCCGTGACGAGCGTGTACATCGAAGATGTCCTGCACGAGTTTTCCACCATCCCCGGCGTCAAGGAAGACGTCATCCGGCTGATCCTGAATCTCAAGGAACTCGTCGTGAAGTTCCACGCGCCCGGCCCCAAGACCCTGACCCTGCGCGCGCAGGGCGAGGGCGTGGTCAAGGCCAGCGCCTTTGAGGTGCCCAGTGACGCCGAGATCGTCAACCCTGACCTGACCATCGCCACCCTGGCCGAGGACGGCAAGCTGGTGATGGAGGTGCGCGTCGAGGAGGGCGAGGGCTACGTTCCCGCCGACAAGCACGCCACCAAGGACCGGATCAACTCCATCCCGGTGGACGCTGTCTTTTCGCCGGTGCGCCGCGTCGCCTACCACGTGGAAAACACCCGCGTGGGCCAGCAGACCGACCTGGACCGCCTGATTCTGCGTGTCTGGACCGACGGCAGCGTCGGCCCGCAGGACACGTTGGACAAGGCCGTCGAGATTCTGCGTGACGAGCTGACGGTGTTCGGCAACGTGGAGACGCTGCCCGCGGCCGCCGTGCCCGAGGTGCAGCCGGTCTACACGCCCGCTGCCGTGCCGGTCACCAGCGGCTACGACCTGCCCCGCCAGCCGGAACTCAGCATCAACCCCCAGCCGTACCCCGCCGACCACGACACGCCCCGCGTGACGCTGGAGGGCCTGGGCCTGACCACCCGCGTGCTGCACTCCCTCAAGGAGGAAGGCATCGACAGTGTGGACGCCCTGTGCGCCCTGTCCGACCGCGACCTGAAAAAGGTGCCCGGCATCGGTGAGCGCAGCCTGGACGAGATCAAGCAGCAGCTCGCCCAGTTCGGCCTGGCCCTCAGAGACTAA
- the rplQ gene encoding 50S ribosomal protein L17: MRHGKAGRKLNRNSSARVALARAQATALLREGRIQTTLTKAKELRPYVEKLITTAKGGDLHARRLVARDIHDNDVVRKVMDEVAPRYAERPGGYTRILRVGTRRGDGVTMALIELV, translated from the coding sequence ATGCGTCACGGTAAAGCCGGTCGCAAGCTCAACCGCAACAGCAGCGCCCGCGTCGCCCTGGCCCGTGCCCAGGCGACCGCCCTGCTGCGCGAGGGCCGCATCCAGACGACCCTCACGAAGGCCAAGGAGCTGCGCCCCTACGTCGAGAAGCTGATCACCACCGCCAAGGGCGGCGATCTGCACGCCCGCCGCCTCGTTGCCCGCGACATCCACGACAATGACGTGGTGCGCAAGGTGATGGACGAGGTGGCCCCCCGCTACGCCGAGCGTCCTGGCGGCTACACCCGCATCCTGCGCGTGGGCACCCGCCGCGGCGACGGCGTCACGATGGCCCTGATCGAACTGGTCTGA